In Fundulus heteroclitus isolate FHET01 unplaced genomic scaffold, MU-UCD_Fhet_4.1 scaffold_378, whole genome shotgun sequence, a genomic segment contains:
- the LOC105915299 gene encoding synaptic vesicle 2-related protein, producing MDTWTRSSRVTYRRWSNPEPGDEGDFVGHADEDQATDNEICTIASAKVDSDSRESANSSRKNTETFTVDEALEAIGFGVFQWKLSILTGLAWIGDAMEMMILSILGPQLHCEWRLPSYQVALITSVVFIGMGLSSSAWGNVTDKYGRKVGLTVCMSWALYYGLLSAFSPVYGWLLVLRGLVGFGIGGAPQSVTLYSEFLPVKARGICIMLIAAFWAIGAVFEVLLALWVMPTLGWRWLLGLSAIPLAIFVSFSFWLPESPRFDVLSGKRQKAIATLARVARENGKEMPRGTLVEYKQSERGQFKDLFSHRYWKTTLLLWFIWFANAFCYYGIVLLTTELFQAGESCETTQGAKIEPRCSLECKYLTSDDYKDLLWTTLAEFPGLLIILFAVDYLGRKKSMAICFFMFSLCILPLFACIGRIAITIFIFISRAFISGGFQVVFVYTPEVFPTEIRALGMGTSSAVARIGALITPFVAQVMLRTSVYLTLSVYCGCSLLAGIASLILPIETLGRGLQESSLDQEAVEHTTNITTSQSNGTTHSTDQ from the exons ATGGATACCTGGACCCGATCAAGCAGGGTCACCTACAGGCGCTGGAGTAATCCTGAACCAGG AGATGAGGGAGATTTTGTGGGTCACGCCGATGAAGACCAGGCCACGGATAATGAGATCTGCACTATTGCCTCAGCAAAAGTTGACTCAGACAGCAGAGAGTCTGCAAACAGCTCTAGAAAAAATACAG AAACCTTTACAGTGGACGAAGCTCTGGAGGCGATCGGCTTTGGAGTCTTTCAGTGGAAGCTCTCAATCCTTACGGGACTCGCGTGG ATCGGAGATGCCATGGAGATGATGATCCTCAGCATCCTGGGCCCCCAGCTGCACTGTGAGTGGAGGCTCCCCAGCTATCAAGTGGCACTCATAACATCA GTTGTCTTTATTGGGATGGGGTTAAGTTCCTCTGCTTGGGGTAATGTGACCGACAAGTATGGAAGAAAAGTT GGCCTGACGGTTTGCATGTCTTGGGCTCTGTACTACGGCCTGCTGAGCGCCTTCAGTCCAGTCTACGGCTGGCTGCTCGTCCTTCGAGGCCTCGTAGGCTTTGGCATCGGAGGAGCGCCTCAATC agTGACGCTGTACTCAGAATTCCTTCCAGTGAAGGCGAGAGGCATCTGCATCATGCTGATTGCG GCTTTCTGGGCTATTGGCGCTGTGTTCGAGGTCCTCCTTGCTCTGTGGGTAATGCCCACTCTGGGTTGGAGGTGGCTGCTCGGCCTTTCCGCCATTCCATTGGCAATCTTTGTTTCTTTCAGCTTT TGGTTGCCTGAAAGTCCACGTTTTGATGTGCTGTCAGGAAAACGACAAAAGGCCATAGCAACTTTGGCTCGCGTCGCCCGAGAGAATGGCAAAGAAATGCCGCGGGGAACACTCGTTGAATATAAACAG agtgAACGTGGACAATTTAAAGATCTTTTTTCTCATCGGTACTGGAAGACCACTCTTCTTCTATGGTTTATCTG GTTTGCAAATGCCTTCTGTTACTACGGGATTGTCCTGTTGACCACTGAGCTGTTCCAAGCAGGCGAATCGTGCGAAA CGACCCAGGGAGCCAAGATCGAACCCAGGTGTAGCCTTGAATGCAAATATTTGACATCGGATGATTACAAGGACCTTTTATGGACAACCTTGGCGGAGTTCCCAG gcCTTTTGATCATCCTTTTTGCAGTCGATTACCTCGGCAGGAAGAAAAGCATGGCGATTTgtttcttcatgttttctttgtgcATTCTGCCCTTGTTTGCTTGCATTGGGAG AATAGCTATCACGATCTTCATCTTCATTTCCAGAGCCTTCATCTCAGGAGGATTccaagttgtttttgtttacacaCCAGAG gtttttccTACTGAAATCAGAGCCTTGGGAATGGGGACGTCCAGTGCTGTTGCAAGGATTGGTGCTCTGATTACACCATTTGTGGCTCAG GTGATGCTCAGGACGTCAGTGTATCTGACCCTTTCGGTTTACTGTGGCTGCAGTCTGCTGGCTGGAATTGCATCCTTAATTCTGCCTATTGAAACCCTTGGGAGGGGTCTGCAGGAGTCCAGCCTTGACCAGGAGGCTGTAGAGCATACAACCAACATAACCACCAGTCAGTCAAATGGTACAACACACTCTACGGACCAGTAA